The nucleotide window GCTCATGATGAACTTCACCGCCGCCGGCTGTCCGCCCTTCAAGGCAAAGGTGAAGATCGAGCCCGGCCCCTCCGGCACGTAGCGGGCCGCGAGCGCTTCCCCCGCCTGACCGGGGAGGGCGGGATAGCTGACCCACTTCACCGCCGGATGATCTTTCAGGAAAGCCGCGACCACCTTGGCGTTCGCGCAATGCCGCTTCATACGAAGGGGAAGCGTTTCGATGCCCGTCAGCGTCAGGAACGCATTCATCGGAGACAGGCCGGGGCCGAGATCGCGCAGACCGAACAGCCTGCAGGCCACCGCGAAGCTGAAATCCGGGAAGCGCTCGGAGACCACGAGGCCGTCGTAATCGGCCCAGGGCTCGGTGATGAGGTTGTAGCGTCCCTCTGCCGCCGTCCAGTCGAACGTGCCCGCATCGCAGATGATGCCGCCGATGGTCTGGCCGGAGCCACCGAGGAATTTCGAGGTCGAGTGGAAGACGATGTCGGCGCCATGCTCGATCGGCCGGATCAGGGCCGGCGAGGCCAGGGTGTTGTCGACGATCAGCGGCAGGTTGTGGCGCTTGGCCACCTCGGCGATGCCGGCGATGTCCATCACCGTCGCGCAGGGATTGACGATCGACTCGCAGACGATGGCCTTCGTCTCGGGCGTGATCGCCGCCTCGAAATCGGCCGGCGTCAGCCCCTTGGCGAAGAGCGGCTTGAGGTCGTAGCGGGCATCGAGGCGGTTCATCAGCCCGAGCGAACCGCCGAACAGGCGCGACGAGGCGACGTAGGCGTCCCCGCTCTTCATCAGCGTCATCAGGACGAGGAGGAGGGCGGATTGCCCGGACGAGACGGCCACGGCCGCCTTGGCGCCTTCCAGCGCCGCCACCCGGCGTTCCAGGGCCGCCACGGTGGGGTTCGAGCCGCGCGAATAGGAGAAGCCGGTGCGCCGCATGG belongs to Methylobacterium sp. 77 and includes:
- a CDS encoding aminotransferase class I/II-fold pyridoxal phosphate-dependent enzyme produces the protein MATETRPLRFATQAVHAGAAPDPATGARVQPIYFTNGFVFESTEQAADIFAMRRTGFSYSRGSNPTVAALERRVAALEGAKAAVAVSSGQSALLLVLMTLMKSGDAYVASSRLFGGSLGLMNRLDARYDLKPLFAKGLTPADFEAAITPETKAIVCESIVNPCATVMDIAGIAEVAKRHNLPLIVDNTLASPALIRPIEHGADIVFHSTSKFLGGSGQTIGGIICDAGTFDWTAAEGRYNLITEPWADYDGLVVSERFPDFSFAVACRLFGLRDLGPGLSPMNAFLTLTGIETLPLRMKRHCANAKVVAAFLKDHPAVKWVSYPALPGQAGEALAARYVPEGPGSIFTFALKGGQPAAVKFIMSLELVSHLVNIGEIKSLAIHPATTTHRQLSDADKEAALVGPETVRLSIGLENVEDLIADIAQALDQAAG